Genomic window (Prosthecochloris aestuarii DSM 271):
ACCGCACCCCGGTATGCATCGAACACAGAGTCGAAAATCAGGGCGCGAAGAGGCATACTGCGATGATCTGCCGGTGCCGGAACGCGGCTGATAACAGCATCAAGCAGCGAATCAATACCAATACCTGCTTTGGCGGACACTTCAACAATCTCTTCCCGGTCAACACCGATCAGATCGATGATCTGCTGCGCGACGCCCTCGACATCAGCGGAAGGAAGATCGATTTTATTGATGACCGGAATAATTTCAAGTCCAGCTTCGACAGCCAGGTAGAGATTGGCTATGGTCTGAGCCTCAACGCCCTGTGTAGCGTCGACCACAAGCAGAGCTCCTTCGCAGGCAGCAAGAGAACGGGAAACCTCATAACTGAAATCGACATGACCAGGGGTATCGATCAGGTTGAGAATATAGGCCCTGCCGTCGCCGGCCTTGTGATGCATCTGGATCGCATGACTTTTAATGGTGATCCCGCGCTCACGCTCCAGATCCATATCATCGAGAACCTGGGCGGTCATCTGATTATGCTGAAGAGTACCGGTCACTTCCAGCAATCTGTCAGCGAGCGTTGACTTGCCGTGATCAATATGAGCGATAATACAAAAATTCCTTATAGCATCAACATCCGTGCTGCTCGATGGCATAAACCGTGTATTTAATTACGTAGAAATTCTATCAGAAAAAACAAGGAACGAATATAACGAATTCAGCCGATTTCCCAGTAAAGGGGCAGCAATCGATCTATGAAAATACCGGACACTCCTCATCACAGCGAAACCCGCAGCAGAACTCATGAGACTGCATCACTTTTTTACCCTCCATCTGCAAGGAGAGAATTTCGATCCATCCATCAAGCCCCATAACAAAAAGCCTGTTATTCTCAACGGCGATCCTACCGGGAATAGCGCTCTGCTCTTCGGCTTCAGGCTGATGAAAATCAGCGACAGATGCCTTGAAAATCTTAACTTTCTTATGGTTGAATATCGCCCAGGCAGCAGGACGGGGCGCAAGGCCCCGAATAAAATCGCAGAGCGCGTCGACAGGCTGTACCCAGTCGATCCTGGTATTTTCCGTCGAGAGTTTCGGCGCTCTGGTTGCCAGAGTGTCGTTCTGCAATAACGGCTCCACGCGACCATCGCGGATCAGCTCAAGCGTCTTAACAACAGCGCCTGCCCCGATCTCTGCAAGTCTTGCCGCCAGCTCTCCGGCATTTTCTTCGGGATAGACAGGGGTTTTTTCCTGCAGAATCATGTTGCCTGTATCGACCGATTTCCGAAGAAAAAACGTTGTCACACCACTCTCCCGCTCGCCGTTAATAATCGCCCAGTTCACCGGAGCTGCGCCCCGGTAGCGAGGAAGAATGGATGCATGAAGATTGAATGCGCCCAGCCTGGCCTGTTCATAGACGGCGGGAGGAAGAATCCTGAAAGCGGCAACGACAAGAACATCGGGCCGGTAACGGGCTACTGTATCGACAAAACGCTCATCCTTGACATCATCGACCTCCATAACAGGTATTCCGAGCTCTCTGGCTGCTTTTTTAACCGGCGTGGGTTCCGGTTCAGATCGCTTGCTTCGCCTTGGCTTGTCTTTCCCTGTGACAACCAGCTGAACCTCGAAATCCCCGTCCATAGCAGCAATAGCCTTCAACGATGGAACGGCAAAATCAGGAGTTCCCATAAAAATAATTCGCATGAGCCTCTCTTTGTCTCCATTAACACTGAAAAAAACTCTCAGGAAGCCTTGGCACCCTGATTGATTTCCGCCACGGGATAGGTGGTATGCACCTTTCCTGCCGCAATATCCTCCAGTGATTTCTGGACTTTGCGCCGGTCACGGCGCTGCAGCTTATCAACGAAAAGAGTGCCATCGAGATGATCGATTTCATGCTGAAGCACCCTGGCCATCAAAGCGGAAAACTCATCTACTCTCTCCTCGAAATGCTCATTACGGTACTTAAGCTGAATCGACGAAGGCCTGACGACATCGGCATGAATATCAGGAATACTCAAGCACCCCTCTTCCATAGCATTATAGCCCTTTACAGCCAGAATATGAGGATTGATCACCACCATCGGCTCTGCATTTTCATACCCCTGTACCGGAGAGAGATCGACGATGAGAAGCCTCATGGAAAGGCCTATTTGAGGCGCTGCAAGACCAATGCCTGATGCATTGCGCATAGACTCTATCATATTGCCGATCAATTCCTCGTGAGATGTGTCAATGCCCTTGAGAGGCTTTGCCTTACGTCGAAGAACTTCGTCACTGTATATTGTTATAGGTAATATCATAATCGTTTTTGTTAAGTAACCGGAGCAGCCGCCAAAAAGTTGCCCCGCAGAGAGATGCCCGATAGCGCACGAGACCTAAAGCCGCGGGTAATATATAACCTGATACAATGGTTTCAAATTGTGTAAAACCTCAATATCTTAGTGCGTTAGAGACAATCGAAAAGAAAGGAGCAGAGCAGGCTGCAGGCGCTCTGCCACCAATAAAAAAACGTCAACAGCAAGTGAGTGATTGTCATCTTTTTGACTTGATAAGCAATATCATCCCGATTTTAACTACATTCGATATAAATAAAGGTCCATCAGACGAGACCTTGACACGCTTTCTTGACTTGTGCTGTTGAGTACCTCCTGAAACCAGTGATTTCGGATGAAGGATCAGCCTCAACCCCCTGAGAAACATTTGAGGAGAACAGCACGACTATCCGGACAACAAAACAGAAGAAATTCAATTGATAATGAACAAGCCATTTATAACGCTCTACCGCTCACTCCTCCTCAGCCTGATCTTTATGGTTCAGGCTCAGGCGCTTTTTGCTACGGTCGATTCTGTGCAGCAAACCCTCATGGACTCTCCGGGAGAAGAGCAGGCTGGCGATACCAGCGCAATACAAATGCCCGAACCTGCACGTGTCAGCGACAAGGAAGTCGTGAGTGCATTTTCTGACTCTCTGGGCGTGCAGCAGGGATCTCCGGTTATTTTTAACAACCAGGAGCTTTTCAGGCTCTATGATCCGATCGGTGCTATCCCGGTAGAAGAGCGTGCGGAGCAGACCTCGAGACTGCTCGATAAATTTTTCCGTTCAGCCATACCCGTCGATTCACTTACCATCGCCGAGGGAGATACGCTTTCAGCAATCCGGACACCGGAAGAAATCATTGCAGCCTTCAGTGATATTGACGCCGAAAAAGAATCGATGAGCCGTCAGGAACTTGCCATTACCGTTCTGAAGAAAATCATCCTGCAAACGACCAGGTTACGTGAAGAATCCAGCGGAAAAAGTATCCTGTTCAGCCTTCTGAAGTCTATCGCACTGTTTCTGGCCCTGACCGTCGTCTGGCACTATCTGAACAGCTTCTTCACCTTTCTCGATGGATGGATACAGAAACTCAGGCTCCATCACAGAACCAACAGTGAAAGCAAGCTGATTCAGTTGCTTTCACCCGATCACCTCGCTGCAGGGTTTGGCTGGTTCAGCCGTGTCACGGAACTGTTCCTCAAGATTCTCCTGATATACGCCTACCTGGCAACCGTCTTCAGCTTTTTCCCGTGGACCAGCGATCTGTCGACAAACCTTCTGGAATTCGTGCTCCAACCAGGCAAGAAGCTCATCAGTGAGTTTGTCGCGCTCATTCCTAATGGAATAGCCGTCCTCATTCTGATTACCATCATCCGCTATCTCGGAAAATTCAGTGATGTCGTCTTTCACAACATCGATAAAGGGGAGCTGAAATTCGTCGGCTTCGAGCGGGAGTGGGCTGAACCGACCAGAAAAATCGTCAAAATCATCCTCTATTTTCTCCTTGCTTTTCTGCTCTTTGCATCGCTGCCGCTCTTCAAAAACCAGGCATCAATTGTCATCGTCATCATTTTCGGCCTGACATTCTCTCTGAGTGCGGTACCAAGTGTCAAGAACGTCATCAGCAGCATCATGCTCAACTACACCGGTTCGTTCAGACTTGGAGACCATGTTCAGATAGGGGCGATCAAAGGGGAAATCATATACAAAGGCCTTCTGATCACAAGAATACGCAACGTCTGCAACGAGATCGTCATAATACCCAACAGTCAGGTGTTTCATTCAAAAATCGTAAATTATACCGAATCTATCCAGAAAAACGGGCACCTGACAATCGAGGTTGTCTTTCATCTCAAAGAGAACATCAAAACCGAGGTTCTGAGACAGAAAATCGTCGAAGCAGCCCTCGCAACAGAAGGGATCATGCTTGATCCCAAGCCTGTTGTCAGCAGGGCGGAAAACCTCAACGGCAAATACGGCTTCAAGTTACGGGCAAACACCCAGAAAATCCAGCAGATCGAGCACCTGCACACGAAATTGTCACAAAACATCCAGGACAGACTGCTGGACAACAATATCCGATAGAGCAACCGCATCAGGAGCAGGAGAACAACAAACCACGAACGCATCACCGGTTTCTGGCGAAGCGCTGCAGACGGCCAGAACAGGACATTGGTTTTCCTGCACCACACAGCAGAAGCTCCAATATCGGAAAGCAAGAGTACGAAGAACTATGTTGACTCAAAACAGAAAAAAAAATACCAGAGAACGCCATGAACAGGCCAGACAGGCCGAATCAATCTTCAAGGCATCGATGAAAGAAGAAGGCTATCGCTGTACTCAGGAACGTCTTACCGTTCTGAGAGAAATCTATGAATCTGACAGCCATCTTGACGCAGATGAAATTTTTGTCCGTCTCAAGAAGAAGAATATCAGCATATCGAGAGCGACAGTCTATCACACCCTTGACCTGCTCTTCAAGTTTCATCTTGTCAACAAAATTGATCTGGGCCACAAGCACACGCACTACGAGAAATCATATGGAGTAGGCAACCATCTCCACATCATCTGTGAACAGTGCGATCGCGTCGTCGAGGTGCACAGTGACGAACTCAACAGGATTCTCGACACCCTTTGCGAACAGAACGGCTTTTCGCTCGGCAGTTTCAGCCTGCAGGTTTTCGCAAAATGCCAGAGCGAAGGGAAAAAGGGGAAATGCAATCTCAAGGCAATTGCTGAAAAGCACTGAATATGGCCGTTGCGGCCATTGAAAACCCCATTGACAGCTAACCGATTATGGAAGTCTCTCTGTTTGCCGCTCTCATCGGCGGAATTATAGTTTTAGGTGTAGTTGGCGACTTTCTGTTCGCCAAATCCAAAATCCCTACGCCGGTCATCCTTATGCTGGCAGGGATTATCCTGGGCCCCGTCACCAATATTTTCACCAGTGATATCTTTTTTGAAATCGCCCCCTATTTCGGGACGTTTGCGCTCATCCTTATTCTGTTCGAAGGCGGACTGGATCTTGAATTCGATCTTGTTATCAGACAGTTCTCTTCAGCCCTGCTGCTGGGGTTTCTGTCCTTTATACTCAGCTGCGCAGGTATTACTGCAGTCTGCCTTATCCAGCTGCAGATGGATATGTCTCAGGCTCTGCTCTACGGATTCATTTTTTCGGGAACCAGCCCTGCCGTTATTCTCCCTATCCTTTCACGGCTTTCCATCACTAAAAACCTTAAAACCCTGCTCACGCTTGAGGCGGTTATCAGCGAAGTCCTGACCGTCATTTCGGTCATCATCATGATCAATATCCTCCGCGAGCCGGGACATTTCGACCCGCGCCTGATTGTTCAGCACATCTCTGCCAGCATTGGTATTTCAATTGTTCTTGCGCTGCTGAGCGGAATTATCTGGAGCAGGTTCATGGGCTATTTCAGTCGCCAGAACCTCGCCTACATGCTGACGCTCGGCGTTGTTCTGCTCCTCTATACCCTGACGGCATTTCTTGGCGGAGAACCAGCCATCACGGTCCTCGCGTTCGGCATTCTTCTTGGTAACGGCAAACATCTGGCAACCAAAACCCAGAATCTGATGGCAAGGATGAACAGCACCATCAACGTCACCAACTTCGAACTGGACGAGGTAGTCAAAAAAATCAACGCAGAACTGACATTTCTC
Coding sequences:
- the fmt gene encoding methionyl-tRNA formyltransferase, which produces MRIIFMGTPDFAVPSLKAIAAMDGDFEVQLVVTGKDKPRRSKRSEPEPTPVKKAARELGIPVMEVDDVKDERFVDTVARYRPDVLVVAAFRILPPAVYEQARLGAFNLHASILPRYRGAAPVNWAIINGERESGVTTFFLRKSVDTGNMILQEKTPVYPEENAGELAARLAEIGAGAVVKTLELIRDGRVEPLLQNDTLATRAPKLSTENTRIDWVQPVDALCDFIRGLAPRPAAWAIFNHKKVKIFKASVADFHQPEAEEQSAIPGRIAVENNRLFVMGLDGWIEILSLQMEGKKVMQSHEFCCGFRCDEECPVFS
- the def gene encoding peptide deformylase, whose amino-acid sequence is MILPITIYSDEVLRRKAKPLKGIDTSHEELIGNMIESMRNASGIGLAAPQIGLSMRLLIVDLSPVQGYENAEPMVVINPHILAVKGYNAMEEGCLSIPDIHADVVRPSSIQLKYRNEHFEERVDEFSALMARVLQHEIDHLDGTLFVDKLQRRDRRKVQKSLEDIAAGKVHTTYPVAEINQGAKAS
- a CDS encoding mechanosensitive ion channel family protein; translation: MNKPFITLYRSLLLSLIFMVQAQALFATVDSVQQTLMDSPGEEQAGDTSAIQMPEPARVSDKEVVSAFSDSLGVQQGSPVIFNNQELFRLYDPIGAIPVEERAEQTSRLLDKFFRSAIPVDSLTIAEGDTLSAIRTPEEIIAAFSDIDAEKESMSRQELAITVLKKIILQTTRLREESSGKSILFSLLKSIALFLALTVVWHYLNSFFTFLDGWIQKLRLHHRTNSESKLIQLLSPDHLAAGFGWFSRVTELFLKILLIYAYLATVFSFFPWTSDLSTNLLEFVLQPGKKLISEFVALIPNGIAVLILITIIRYLGKFSDVVFHNIDKGELKFVGFEREWAEPTRKIVKIILYFLLAFLLFASLPLFKNQASIVIVIIFGLTFSLSAVPSVKNVISSIMLNYTGSFRLGDHVQIGAIKGEIIYKGLLITRIRNVCNEIVIIPNSQVFHSKIVNYTESIQKNGHLTIEVVFHLKENIKTEVLRQKIVEAALATEGIMLDPKPVVSRAENLNGKYGFKLRANTQKIQQIEHLHTKLSQNIQDRLLDNNIR
- a CDS encoding Fur family transcriptional regulator, with product MLTQNRKKNTRERHEQARQAESIFKASMKEEGYRCTQERLTVLREIYESDSHLDADEIFVRLKKKNISISRATVYHTLDLLFKFHLVNKIDLGHKHTHYEKSYGVGNHLHIICEQCDRVVEVHSDELNRILDTLCEQNGFSLGSFSLQVFAKCQSEGKKGKCNLKAIAEKH
- a CDS encoding cation:proton antiporter; its protein translation is MEVSLFAALIGGIIVLGVVGDFLFAKSKIPTPVILMLAGIILGPVTNIFTSDIFFEIAPYFGTFALILILFEGGLDLEFDLVIRQFSSALLLGFLSFILSCAGITAVCLIQLQMDMSQALLYGFIFSGTSPAVILPILSRLSITKNLKTLLTLEAVISEVLTVISVIIMINILREPGHFDPRLIVQHISASIGISIVLALLSGIIWSRFMGYFSRQNLAYMLTLGVVLLLYTLTAFLGGEPAITVLAFGILLGNGKHLATKTQNLMARMNSTINVTNFELDEVVKKINAELTFLVRTFFFVFIGLLFNFTLFTPNVLSTAGTILAIFLISRYATVTMVRPLSPSLRSAHTSSTLGLIPRGLATAVMAFLVIDAKITPSDQLLPVVFSVILGSNLLMSGFVYYYQSRHSNREEQEKSA